DNA sequence from the Nitrospinota bacterium genome:
GGATAACGGGTTTCAACGGCAAACCGACCGCCCCTAAAAACACCATCGACGTGGGGAACAGCGGCACCACCGCCAATTTCGCGCTGGCGCTTGCCGCCCTGTGCGATAAACCGGTAACCGTCACCGCCGACGACCAAACCCGCAAGCGGCCGATCGCCCCGTTGCTGGAATCGCTCAAACAGTTGGGAGCCGTCATCGAAAGCTCAAACAACGGACTGCTGCCGGTAACCATCCGTGGCCCCATCAAAGGGGGGATCGCCGATGTGGCGGGCAGCACTTCACAATACCTCTCGGCGCTTTTGATACACGGCATCTTTTGCGAAACAGCCGCCGTGTTTAAGCTGAAATCGCTGAACGAAAAACCGTATGCCGATATGACCGTTGCCTGGCTGAAAAAGCTGGGGGTGCGGCTTGAGCAGGACAACCACAGCGAATACCGCCTTGCCCCGCGGCAGTCCTTAAAGGCGTTTGAGGCGGACATCCCCTCCGACTGGTCGTCCGCCGCCTTCTTCCTCGTGCTGGCCGCCATTCCCGGATGCGAGGTAACGCTGGAGGGGCTTGATTTCACCGACACGCAAGGGGACAAAGAGGTGGTGAACTACCTCAAGGCGATGGGAGCCGACATCGAAGTGGGCGACCGCGTGAAAATACGCGGAAAAAAACTGCGCGGCACAACATTGGACTTGAACAACACCCCGGACGCCCTCCCCGCGATGGCGGTGGCGGGGGCGCTGGCCGAAGGGGTAACGCACCTTACCAACGTGCCGCAAGCCCGCATCAAAGAAACCGACCGGATAGCGGTGATGTGCCAAGAGCTGGCCAAAATGGGGGCCGACATTACCGAAGAGCGCGACGGCCTGATAATAAAAGGGGGAACGCCGCTGCGGGGAACCGCCGTGGCGGGCCACTACGACCACCGGGTGGTTATGAGCCTCGCCGTGGCGGGTTTGGCCGCCGCCGGAACCACCACCATCGACAGCGCCGAGGCGATAAACATCACCTTCCCCGATTTTGTGGACAAGATGCGCGCGTGCGGCGCCGATATGCGGCTCTACCGATGACCCCATTCGGTTGCGCGATTAAAACGGAACTCGGCTGGGCCGCCGTCCGTTTCAACGAACATCACGAAATCACCGGCTTCCTCCTCCCCTCTTCCACCCAAAAATCGCACGACTTCCTCGCGTGGACGGAACATAAGAATTTCCCGCAACTGGAAAAAGCGGTGGTGGGATATTTCGCGGGCAAAAAAATAGATTTCTGCAAATTCTCCGTCTCGCTTACCGACGCATCCCCCTTCTTCCAAAAAGTCTATGCGGCATTGCGCACGGTAAAATACGGCGAAACAGTCTCCTACAAAAAGCTGGCTGAAAAAGCCGGAAGCCCGTCGGCGGTGCGCGCGGTGGGGAGCGCGATGGCGCACAACCCGATACCGCTCATCATCCCCTGCCACAGGGTTATCCAGTCTGACGGCGGCCTCGGCGGCTTCTCCGCGGGCGGCGGCGTGGATTTAAAAAAGATAATGCTCGATCTGGAACACCCGCCCGTTTCCCCCGCCGCCGGCAGAAAAAAGACCGGCTGATTCCTTAAAATCCCCAGCTGCGGAGTTCGTCCAGATAGCTGTGGTTGGTCAGGTCGAAATGGATCGGCGTGATGGTGATATATCCTTTTTCGTTAAGCACGATATCAACGTTCGGATCGGGGTCTTTCGTATCCATCACCCCGCCTTGCCAATAGTAATCCATTCCGCGCAGGTCTTCCCTTTTCTCGAACGCCCCCCGGAATACGCAATGGCTCTGGCGGCAGATTTTTACCCCTTTAATTTCCTTTTCGGGAATGGCCGGGATGTTCACGTTGAGCAGCGTCCCCTTCTGCAGCCCTTTTTCCATAACCTTTTTGGTGATCGCCACCGCGTGCTTCACCGCCGGCGCGAAGTCCGGCTCCTTGCCGTGCGTGGTAAGCGAAAAGGCGATGGAGGGAACCCCCAATATGGTTCCTTCGGTGGCGGCGGAAACGGTGCCGGAGTAAATAATGTTCGTGGCGAGGTTCGCGCCGTGATTCATGCCGCTGATGACGATGTCCGGTGGCTCCTTCATGACCGCCAGCAATGCGATCTTCACGCAGTCGGCCGGCGTGCCGTCCACCGCATAGCCGAACGGCTGGCCGTGATCCTTCACCTCGCGTACGCGCAACGGCATGGCGATGGTGATGGCGTGCCCCACCGCGCTTTTTTCCATCTCGGGCGCGGCCACCGTCACATCGCCGATGGTTTTCAGCCCTTTGTGCAGCGCGCGCAGGCCGGGCGCGTTGATACCATCGTCGTTCGCCAGCAATATTTTCATGGTTGGTGCAGTATAGCACGCAAAAACGCGCCGCTTTTTCTAGAAAAATCCGCGGGGTCCGGCGTGCAACTCACGGTGGGTACACAATTTATTGTGTACGTTGCCGCGCAGGCGGCAAGAGAGTGGTCGGCCCTGCGGGCCGATATACCCATTAAAATGGGTACCCACCTAGGCGGGGTTTTTAAAAGAAGCCGTACGGATCGACATCAATGGAGACGGAAACATCCCGCTCCACCGCCGCTTCGATGCGCAGCGCCGCCTCGTGCAACGCCTTGCTGTTTTTGCCGCGCAGCATCATCTTCCAGCGGTAGCGGTTGCGTATCTTGTGGATCAACGCCTCCACCGGCCCCAGCGGCTCCACCCCCGGCGGCAGGGGCGGCATGGCGTGTGCCAGCTTCAGCATGGCGCTTGCAAGCCGCTCTTCGTTAACGTCGTCGAACATGATGCCGATGAGCCGCGAAAACGGCGGATAGCCGGTACGCTTGCGCGCTAAAATCTCATCGGCGTAAAACGCCTGATAGTCGTGCAGCACGGCGTGTTTCACGGCGTAGTGGCCGGTGGTGCCGCTGATGATGACTTCGCCCCCTTTCTCCCCGCGCCCCGTGCGGCCCGCCGCCTGCGTCACAAGGCCGAAGGTGCGCTCGGCGGAACGGAAATCGGGAAACGAAAGGTAGTCGTCCGCCGCCACGATGGCGGTGAAGGTGAGGTTGGCGAAATCGTGCCCCTTCGCGGTCATCTGCGTGCCGACCAGCACGTCGGTCTTCCCCTTTTCGAAACGCTCGAGGATGCCGAACGCTTTTTCCCGCGACGGGGCGGTGTCCTGGTCAAGGCGCTCAATGACCGCCTTCGGCACCATCCCGCGCAAAAACTCTTCCACCTTTTGCGTGCCGGTTCCCCGGTAGTTGAAAAGTTCCCTCGCTTTGCAGGCGGGGCAGACCTTTGGCACCGCGATCTGATAACCGCAGTAGTGACACAAGAGCTTCGCGCCGCTGCTGTGAAAGGTGAGCGATACCGAACAGTTGGGACAGCCCACGACCTCCTTGCAGACGCGGCACTTCACCCGGCTGGCGGCGCCGCGCCGGTTGATGAACACCAGCGATTGCTCGCCGCGCCCTTTGCGTTCCATGATTTTTTCGATGACGGCGGCGGGCAGCATCCGCTCCCCGTCTTCATCCTCTTCCACGATGCGGACGGCGGGCATCGGGCGGTTGTCTATCCGCTGGGTGAGGCGGCAGAGGCCATACTTGCCGTTTTGCGCGTTGTAGTAGCTTTCAAGCGATGGGGTGGCGGAGCCAAGCACCACCGCCGCGCCGGTCATCCCCCCCAGCACCACGGCAAGATCGCGCGCATTGTAATGCGGCGATTCCGACTGTTTATAGCTGGCATCGTGCTCTTCATCCACCACGATAAGGCGCGGCTGTTTAAGCGGCGCGAAGATGGCGGATCGCGCGCCGATGACCACCCGCGCCTGGCCGCCGCTGATGCGCCGCCACTCCTCGCGCCGCTGCGCCGGGGTAAGCCCGCTGTGCAACACCGCGATGTCGCGCGGGAACCGGGCGCGGAAACGGCGGACGAACTGGAACGTCAAGGCGATTTCCGGCACCAACAGTATCGCGCCGCCGCCCAACTCCAACGCCTTTTTGCAGAGCGCGATGTAGACCTCCGTCTTGCCGCTGCCGGTTTTTCCCTCCAGCAAGGTTATCGCGCCGCTCTTCGCTTCAACATCTTTTGCGATCTTCTCTATCGCGGCATTTTGTTCGGCGGTGTAGGTTGCGGGGTCGATGCTTTTTTCCGTTACCGCTTCTTCCCCATCTTTGGCGATAAGCTCCGATCCGCCAAAATAGTATTCCTCCCGCTTCACCAGCAATCCGCCCTTCACCAGGCTTTTCGCGGCTTTATCCAGCTCGGTGACGGTGAGACCGGCCTTTGCCGCCAGCGTCTGCGCGCCAAGGCTTTCTTTGACGGCATCGAGGATTCTCTTTTTGTCTTCCCGCAGGCGGCCCGGCTGCGCGCCGGTCTTTTCGTACACCACCCGTTTCTTAAGTTCCTCGCGCGGGCCGATACCCCGAAAGAGTTCGCCCGGAGCGGCGATGTAATAGTCAGCGGCCCAGAGCGCCAGCTTCATCAGGTGCGTGCTGAAGATCGGCGCGGCGTCCAGCACCGCCTTTATCTCTTTGGTTTCGATATCGGTCTCGCCGAATCCAACGAAGACGCCGATGTTCTCCCGGTTGCGGAACGGCGCCACCACCCGCACGCCGGGAATCAGCTTTGCCTCGTCTTCGGGTTTAAATGAGTAGGAGAAGAGTTTGCGCAGCGGCACATAGACCGCCACATGCGCGGCTTTTTTCTTTTTCGGCTGGATCACTTACAAATATTTCTTCAATACCGCAAGCGACGCCTTCACCCCGCCCGCGGGGCTCATCACATAAACCCCCTGCACCATGCCGCGCATCGCCTCCAGCGCTTCCACGGCCAGTTGCACGCCAAGCTCCGCCCCCTTGTCCCCCGCGTCGGCCATCTGTTTCCTGATGCCATCCGGCACGCTCATTCCCGGAACCTCGTGATGCAGGAACTCCGCCATGCGCGACGACGCCAGCGGCAAAATGCCGATCAGCGTCGGGATGGCGATGTCCTTCGTCAATTCCTTGAAGCGAATGAACATCTCGGTATCGAACACCGGTTGCGTAAAGATGAACTCCGCGCCGGCATCCACCTTCTGCCGCAGGCGGGAAATCTCCTGCTCAAGGTTGATTGCAACCGGGTTCACCCCCACCCCGATGTGGATGGCGGCCGGCGCGCCGATGCGGTTGCCCGCCACGTCGAGTCCGTGGTTAAGATTGCTGATGATTTTTACCAGACCGATGGCGTCGACATCGTACACGGCGGTCGCATCGGGATAGTTCCCCAGTTTCGGCGGGTCGCCGGTGACGGCCAAAATATCGCGCAGGCCGATTGCGTGCGCTCCCAAAATATCGGACTGCATCCCCAGAATATTCCGGTCGCGGCAGGTGTAGTGCAGCACCGGCTCTATCCCCACCTTCTGCTGAAAGAGAAGCGCCAACGACATCGGGCTCATGCGGGCGCTGGCGCGCGGGCCATCCGGTATGTTGCAGGCATCCACCCCGGCGTCCTTGAGCTGCTTTGCCATGTCGAGCACTTTCGACGGGTCGGCCCCCTTCGGCGGCAGTATCTCAACACAGGTGACGAATTTGCCTTGCGCCAATTTCTTCGCCAGCGGACTTTTTTCGGCGGTCGGCACGGCCGGCACCGCCTCTTCCTTCTTCGCCTCTTTCACCTCCACCGCCGGACGGGCCGGGGCGAGCGCCTTCACGGCGTGGCGCAGGGCGCGGATGTGCGCTGGGGTGGTGCCGCAGCAGCCGCCGATCACTTTCACACCGGAGCGGATGAACCGCTTGGCGTAGGTCTCAAGATATTCGGGGGTGGTCATGTATATGAGCCGCCCCTCGTGCATCCGGGGATAACCCGCGTTCGGCATGGCCGATACCGGCTTGTGCGTGACGGTTGCGATCTTCGCCACCATGTCGAGCATCGGCGCGGGGCCGACCGAGCAGTTCACGCCAATAACATCCACCGGCAATGCGTCCAACGCGGCGGCCACCTTCTCTATCGGCTCGCCCAGCGGGGTGTGGCCGTCTTCGCCGAACGTCATGTGCGCGATGAGCGGGATGTCGGCCTTCCGTGCGCGCACGGCGCCAACGGCAATTTCGAGTTCTTTCAGGTTGGCAAATGTCTCAAGGATGATAAGGTCGACGCCTCCGTCGATGAGCGCTTCCGCCTGCTCCCTGAAAACCGCGGCGGCCTCTTCCGGCGGCACGGTGCCGAGCGGTTGTATGCCGGTGCCAAGCGGCCCGATGCTCCCCGCCACATAGACCGCGCCGCGCGCCTCGTAGACGGCGTTTTGTGTGGCGGCTATGTTTATCTCGCGCACCTTGTCCTGCAGGCCCCAGCGGGCCAGCCGCTGCCGGTTCGCGCCGAAGGAGTTGGTCTCGATGATGTCGGCTCCGGCGGCGATGTACTCGCGGTGGATTTCGCGCACGAGGTCGGGCTTGGTGAGGTTCAGCTCGTCGTAGGAACGGTTGATGTACTCCCCTTTTTCATAGAGGTAGGTACCCATCGCCCCATCACAGAGCAACACCCGTTCTTGCAGCGCTTCAAGGAATGGTTTCATGGCCGTGTCACAGTGTGCGGGAAGGAATGTTTTTCAGCTTGTCTTTTATCTCCGCCTTCAGCGCTTCGTACCCCTTGCGCCCCATCATCGCGTAGGCGTAGTTCTTGCCGAACTCCACCCCCGGCTGGTCGAACGGGTCAACGTTATACAAGCCCCCGGCGAACGCGGTGGCGTGCTCGAACAGATATATGACCTGCCCCAGCGTATAGGGCGAAAGCTCCGGCAGGCGGATGACCATGTTCGGCCGGTGGTGAACGGTGAGCGCGTATTGCGTCCCCTCCAGCTCGGTTTTGATCAGTTCGTTAAGGCTGTGGCCGGCGAGGTAGGCAAGTTCCGGCTTGTCTTCCAGCACATGCGGGATTTCCGTGGTGGTCTTGAAGTTTTCCACTTGCAGGAAACAGAACGCCTTGTCGTTCGGCCCTTCCACGTAAAGCTGCACCTGCGAATGCTGGTCGGTGGCCCCCAGCGCCTTGATCGGCGTCTGGCCGGTGTGAACCTCCTTCTTCTGGAGATCGTACCGCTTGCCCAGGCTTTCGGCCCAAAGCTGGCGGAACCAGTCGGCGATGCCGTACATCTTGCTGCTGTAAGGCATCATCACCAGCATCGGCTTTTTGCGGGTGGTGTCGGAGAGGTACATAAGCGACGCAAAAAGATACGCCGGGTTATTCATCAATTCCGCGTCGTTGCACCGCCCGGCCATGCGCGCCGCGCCGGCCAGCAGTCCGTCGATGTCGATGCCCGCGCAGGCGAGCGGCAGCAAGCCCACCGCTGAAAAAACCGAGAAGCGGCCGCCGACATTCGCGGGCACCTCGAAGCTGTCCAGCTTGAACTCGTTGACAACCTCGCGCAGGATGCCCTTTGCCGGGTCGGTGGTGACCACCACCTTCTTTTTCCACTTTCCCTTCAGCTTCCGGTTCAGCATGTCGAACACGATCATGAACTGGCTCATCGTCTCGGCGGTGGTGCCGGATTTTGAGATGACGTTAAAAATGGTTTTTTTCGGGTCGAGGGTTTTGAGCAGTTCCTCAAACTGATCCGGATCGATGTTATCCGCCACGAAGAGACGCGGGTAGCCGTTGCGTTTGCGCTTGGTGAGCAAAGCGGAAAAGCTGTGGTTGACCGCCTGATTCGCGGCGATAGTGCCAAGCGCCGAGCCGCCGATGCCCAGCACCACGAAGTTTTCGTACTTTTCCCGCACCTTGGCGGCGTATTTTTTAATCGGCTTGGTGTCCATTTCATGCTGGGTGAAAAAGCCGATGGTGCCGCCAGCCTTCAATTCCGCCAGCCGCTTGTGCGCGGCGGCGGCACGCCCTTTCAGGCCGTCCAATTCCCCCTGCAAGATGCCGTGGTCGGAGCCAACGGCCTGCATCATCATGTTGGAATAATCGAGAACGATGTCTTTCTTCCCGGCGTCACCCATCTTCTAATCCTCCCGTTGATAAACCTGCGCCATTGTACCACCACCACGCCGCGGTTACAGCCGGGGGTTTTGGGCGGCGGCCCCCGGCGATTTCCCGGCTTCCGGCGGCGCACGAAAATCGTTTATGATTACTGAATATGAAACATGAAGGGAATCTGAAAAACCTATGACACAACGGAACATCCGCTTTATCGACCTCCCGGCCCAGCAGCAGCGCATACGCGCCAACATTGAAAGCCGCATCAAAAAAGTGCTGGATCACGGGCAATACATCATGGGACCGGAGGTGGCCGAACTCGAAAAGGGGCTGGCCGCATACACGGGAGCGAAATACGCCATCGCCTGCGCATCGGGAACCGACGCGCTGCTGATGGCGCTGATGGCCTACGATGTGAAACCGGGGGACGCCATTATCACCACCGCTTTCACTTTCATCGCCACCGCCGAGGTGGTGAGCCTGCTGGGGGCCACGCCGGTCTTCGTCGATATCGACCGGAAAACCTACAATATCGACCCCGCGCTCATCCCCGCCGCCATCGACAAGGCAAAAAAAGCGGGGTTGCGCCCCCGCGGCATCATTCCGGTGGATCTCTTCGGCCTCCCCGCCGATTTCGAGGCGCTAACCGCCATCGCACGGCAACACCAGCTTTTCATCCTCGACGACGCCTGCCAGGGATTTGGAGGGATGTACACAGGGAAGCGGATCGGCGGGCTGGGAGACATCTGCGCAACGAGCTTCTTCCCGGCAAAGCCGCTCGGCTGCTACGGCGACGGCGGCGCGGTATTCACCAACGACGGCCGGCTGGCCGATATCATGGCCTCCATCCGCATCCACGGCAAAGGAACCGACCAATATGACAACATCCGCATCGGCATCAACGGGCGGCTGGATACCATCCAATGCGCCATTTTGCTGGAGAAGCTGGCGATTTTTGAGGAAGAAATCGTGAAGCGGCAGGATGTTGCCGCCGCGTATACCGAACGCCTCAAAGGGGCGGTGACCACTCCGCACATCCCGCAAGGAATGCGGAGCGCCTGGGCGCAGTACTCGATTCTGCACGACAGGCGCGACGCCATTATCGCCGCGCTGAAAGCCGAGGGGATACCGGCCATGGTCTACTATCCCAAGCCGCTCCACCTGCAAACCGCCTTCGCCGGCCTCGGCTACAAACAGGGCGAATTGCCGGTCTGCGAAGCGGTGTCAAAGAAGGTATTCAGCCTGCCGATGCATCCGTACCTGGCGACGGACGACATCGATTACATCGCCACGGCGGTGGTGAAAGCGGCCAAGTAAACGCCGATGGAAGCCTTCGGCAAAAAGCGGTTGTAAACCGGTTCAGCGCATCGCGGCGGCGATTTCGGCGCGGGTGAGCCCGCCTTTCACAAAGGCGTTGCCGATCCGGTCATAAACCACGAACCGCCACGAACCGGAAATGATCTTCTTGTCGTGCTCCATCCCCAAAATCACCGCGTCGGCGGAAAGATATTTGGGAATGCGCGTCGGCAGCCCATAGGCGGCGATGAGCCGCGCCACCCGCTCGGCGGTCTTATACGGGATAAGCCCAAGGCTGTACGAAAGGCGGCTGGCCATCACCATGCCGATGGCGACCGCCTCGCCATGCTTGAGGCGTTTGTAGTCCAGCGCCGTTTCGATGCCGTGGGCGAAGGTGTGGCCGAAGTTGAGTATCGCGCGGATATCCGCCTCCCGCTCGTCCGCCGCCACCACCGCCGCCTTGCAGGCGCACGATTTGCGTATGACCGTTTCCAGCGCGCCGGTCTTGCGGGCCGCCACTTCTTTCACATTGTCTTCCAGCCAAGCGAAGAACCGCGCGTCGCGGATCACGCCGTACTTTATCACCTCGGCCATGCCGCAGCGGTATTCCCGCTCCGGCAGCGTCTTAAGCGCGCCGAGGTCGCACACAACGAGGCGCGGCTGGTGAAACGCGCCGACTATGTTCTTGCCGCCGGGATAATCGACGCCGGTCTTCCCCCCCACCGAGCTGTCGACCTGCGACAGGAGCGTTGTGGGAAACTGGACGAAGTCGATGCCGCGCATATAGGTGGCGGCGGCGAACCCGGCCATATCCCCCACCACCCCGCCGCCGAGGGCGAGGATGGCGTCGGCGCGGCCGCAATGGGCCGCTATAAGCCCGTCGTAGACGCGGGCAAGGTGTTTTATGGTCTTATACCGCTCCCCGTCGGGCAACGTGATGACAAGCGGTTTAAAGCCGGCCTTTTGCAAAAGCCGGACGGTTTTAGGCGCATAGAGCTTAGCCACCGTGGGGTTGGTGACGACGGCGATCTTTTTCCCGCGCAACAGACGCGGAAGCGCGGCGATACCCTCTTCGGAGACACCGTCTCCGATAAGAATGGAATACGACCTCTCGCCAAGGTCAACGCGCAAGGAAGCCAAAATGCGGATAGCCCTTACGGAAGTATCTGCACCGGTATCGTTAAGCTCTTATCCCCAACGTTGGCGGTAATCTGAACATTCGTCCCGCCGGCACCGGTCACCGTAAGAAACATTCCGGCCCT
Encoded proteins:
- the aroA gene encoding 3-phosphoshikimate 1-carboxyvinyltransferase is translated as MFIDSKASAVRGTVRIPTSKSHSIRAVFLAALAEGTSTIRHRLRSADVDSAIAACKTLGAGIEESGEVLRITGFNGKPTAPKNTIDVGNSGTTANFALALAALCDKPVTVTADDQTRKRPIAPLLESLKQLGAVIESSNNGLLPVTIRGPIKGGIADVAGSTSQYLSALLIHGIFCETAAVFKLKSLNEKPYADMTVAWLKKLGVRLEQDNHSEYRLAPRQSLKAFEADIPSDWSSAAFFLVLAAIPGCEVTLEGLDFTDTQGDKEVVNYLKAMGADIEVGDRVKIRGKKLRGTTLDLNNTPDALPAMAVAGALAEGVTHLTNVPQARIKETDRIAVMCQELAKMGADITEERDGLIIKGGTPLRGTAVAGHYDHRVVMSLAVAGLAAAGTTTIDSAEAINITFPDFVDKMRACGADMRLYR
- a CDS encoding methylated-DNA--[protein]-cysteine S-methyltransferase, which produces MTPFGCAIKTELGWAAVRFNEHHEITGFLLPSSTQKSHDFLAWTEHKNFPQLEKAVVGYFAGKKIDFCKFSVSLTDASPFFQKVYAALRTVKYGETVSYKKLAEKAGSPSAVRAVGSAMAHNPIPLIIPCHRVIQSDGGLGGFSAGGGVDLKKIMLDLEHPPVSPAAGRKKTG
- the surE gene encoding 5'/3'-nucleotidase SurE, with translation MKILLANDDGINAPGLRALHKGLKTIGDVTVAAPEMEKSAVGHAITIAMPLRVREVKDHGQPFGYAVDGTPADCVKIALLAVMKEPPDIVISGMNHGANLATNIIYSGTVSAATEGTILGVPSIAFSLTTHGKEPDFAPAVKHAVAITKKVMEKGLQKGTLLNVNIPAIPEKEIKGVKICRQSHCVFRGAFEKREDLRGMDYYWQGGVMDTKDPDPNVDIVLNEKGYITITPIHFDLTNHSYLDELRSWGF
- the priA gene encoding primosomal protein N'; translation: MIQPKKKKAAHVAVYVPLRKLFSYSFKPEDEAKLIPGVRVVAPFRNRENIGVFVGFGETDIETKEIKAVLDAAPIFSTHLMKLALWAADYYIAAPGELFRGIGPREELKKRVVYEKTGAQPGRLREDKKRILDAVKESLGAQTLAAKAGLTVTELDKAAKSLVKGGLLVKREEYYFGGSELIAKDGEEAVTEKSIDPATYTAEQNAAIEKIAKDVEAKSGAITLLEGKTGSGKTEVYIALCKKALELGGGAILLVPEIALTFQFVRRFRARFPRDIAVLHSGLTPAQRREEWRRISGGQARVVIGARSAIFAPLKQPRLIVVDEEHDASYKQSESPHYNARDLAVVLGGMTGAAVVLGSATPSLESYYNAQNGKYGLCRLTQRIDNRPMPAVRIVEEDEDGERMLPAAVIEKIMERKGRGEQSLVFINRRGAASRVKCRVCKEVVGCPNCSVSLTFHSSGAKLLCHYCGYQIAVPKVCPACKARELFNYRGTGTQKVEEFLRGMVPKAVIERLDQDTAPSREKAFGILERFEKGKTDVLVGTQMTAKGHDFANLTFTAIVAADDYLSFPDFRSAERTFGLVTQAAGRTGRGEKGGEVIISGTTGHYAVKHAVLHDYQAFYADEILARKRTGYPPFSRLIGIMFDDVNEERLASAMLKLAHAMPPLPPGVEPLGPVEALIHKIRNRYRWKMMLRGKNSKALHEAALRIEAAVERDVSVSIDVDPYGFF
- a CDS encoding bifunctional homocysteine S-methyltransferase/methylenetetrahydrofolate reductase; this encodes MKPFLEALQERVLLCDGAMGTYLYEKGEYINRSYDELNLTKPDLVREIHREYIAAGADIIETNSFGANRQRLARWGLQDKVREINIAATQNAVYEARGAVYVAGSIGPLGTGIQPLGTVPPEEAAAVFREQAEALIDGGVDLIILETFANLKELEIAVGAVRARKADIPLIAHMTFGEDGHTPLGEPIEKVAAALDALPVDVIGVNCSVGPAPMLDMVAKIATVTHKPVSAMPNAGYPRMHEGRLIYMTTPEYLETYAKRFIRSGVKVIGGCCGTTPAHIRALRHAVKALAPARPAVEVKEAKKEEAVPAVPTAEKSPLAKKLAQGKFVTCVEILPPKGADPSKVLDMAKQLKDAGVDACNIPDGPRASARMSPMSLALLFQQKVGIEPVLHYTCRDRNILGMQSDILGAHAIGLRDILAVTGDPPKLGNYPDATAVYDVDAIGLVKIISNLNHGLDVAGNRIGAPAAIHIGVGVNPVAINLEQEISRLRQKVDAGAEFIFTQPVFDTEMFIRFKELTKDIAIPTLIGILPLASSRMAEFLHHEVPGMSVPDGIRKQMADAGDKGAELGVQLAVEALEAMRGMVQGVYVMSPAGGVKASLAVLKKYL
- a CDS encoding glucose-6-phosphate isomerase; amino-acid sequence: MGDAGKKDIVLDYSNMMMQAVGSDHGILQGELDGLKGRAAAAHKRLAELKAGGTIGFFTQHEMDTKPIKKYAAKVREKYENFVVLGIGGSALGTIAANQAVNHSFSALLTKRKRNGYPRLFVADNIDPDQFEELLKTLDPKKTIFNVISKSGTTAETMSQFMIVFDMLNRKLKGKWKKKVVVTTDPAKGILREVVNEFKLDSFEVPANVGGRFSVFSAVGLLPLACAGIDIDGLLAGAARMAGRCNDAELMNNPAYLFASLMYLSDTTRKKPMLVMMPYSSKMYGIADWFRQLWAESLGKRYDLQKKEVHTGQTPIKALGATDQHSQVQLYVEGPNDKAFCFLQVENFKTTTEIPHVLEDKPELAYLAGHSLNELIKTELEGTQYALTVHHRPNMVIRLPELSPYTLGQVIYLFEHATAFAGGLYNVDPFDQPGVEFGKNYAYAMMGRKGYEALKAEIKDKLKNIPSRTL
- a CDS encoding DegT/DnrJ/EryC1/StrS family aminotransferase; the protein is MRFIDLPAQQQRIRANIESRIKKVLDHGQYIMGPEVAELEKGLAAYTGAKYAIACASGTDALLMALMAYDVKPGDAIITTAFTFIATAEVVSLLGATPVFVDIDRKTYNIDPALIPAAIDKAKKAGLRPRGIIPVDLFGLPADFEALTAIARQHQLFILDDACQGFGGMYTGKRIGGLGDICATSFFPAKPLGCYGDGGAVFTNDGRLADIMASIRIHGKGTDQYDNIRIGINGRLDTIQCAILLEKLAIFEEEIVKRQDVAAAYTERLKGAVTTPHIPQGMRSAWAQYSILHDRRDAIIAALKAEGIPAMVYYPKPLHLQTAFAGLGYKQGELPVCEAVSKKVFSLPMHPYLATDDIDYIATAVVKAAK
- the aroB gene encoding 3-dehydroquinate synthase, with the translated sequence MRILASLRVDLGERSYSILIGDGVSEEGIAALPRLLRGKKIAVVTNPTVAKLYAPKTVRLLQKAGFKPLVITLPDGERYKTIKHLARVYDGLIAAHCGRADAILALGGGVVGDMAGFAAATYMRGIDFVQFPTTLLSQVDSSVGGKTGVDYPGGKNIVGAFHQPRLVVCDLGALKTLPEREYRCGMAEVIKYGVIRDARFFAWLEDNVKEVAARKTGALETVIRKSCACKAAVVAADEREADIRAILNFGHTFAHGIETALDYKRLKHGEAVAIGMVMASRLSYSLGLIPYKTAERVARLIAAYGLPTRIPKYLSADAVILGMEHDKKIISGSWRFVVYDRIGNAFVKGGLTRAEIAAAMR